The stretch of DNA GGACCCGATGTCGCCGCCAGGCCCATCTGGGCGCGATACCAGGCCATTTGTTCGGGAGTGAGCTCGCTGGCATGCGCGGTGGTCGGAATGAGGAGGGCCGCGGCGAGCGCGAGGCGGGAGATACGGGTCAGCGAGATCATAGCTGCCATAGTAATGCCAAACTCCTTGCGGGGCGCTGAATAGACGTCCAATAGCGGCGCGCTGGCCGGATTCTATCGGCTGAGGCATGTTCTTGTAAAGGAGCGGTGCATGTTTTCGGGGTCGATTCCCGCTTTGGTGACGCCATTTCGCGATGGGGCGTTCGATGCCCCGGCCTTCGCGCGTCTTGTCGATTGGCAGATCAAAGAGGGGACCAGCGCGCTCGTCCCATGCGGCACGACCGGCGAAAGTCCGACGCTCGGCTACGACGAACATTACCAGGTGATCGACGGCTGCATCGAGGCTGCGGCCGGGCGTGTCCCCGTCATCGCGGGCTGCGGGTCGAACGACACCGCGACCGCGATCCGGCATATGCGCCATGCGCAGGCCGCGGGCGCGACCGCCGCGCTGATCGTCGCGCCTTATTACAACCGGCCGAGCCAGGCTGGTATGATCGCGCATTTCCAGTCGCTCGCCGACGCGAGCGACCTGCCGATCGTCGTCTATAACGTCCCCGGCCGCACCGTCGCCGACATCAGCGCCGAGACGATGTGCAAGCTCGCCGAAATCCCGAGCGTCGTTGCGATCAAGGATGCGAGCGGCGATCTGGCGCGCGTCACGATCCACCGCGCGGGTGCGGGTGCCGACTTCTGCCAGCTCAGCGGCAACGATGACTTGTGGCTGCCACATGCCGTGATGGGCGGCGCCGGCTGCATTTCGGTCACAGCCAACGTCGCGCCGCGCCTGTGTGCCGATTTCGCCGCGGCTTGTGCCGCGGGCGACTGGGCGCGCGCGCTGGTGCTGCACGACCGGCTGTTTGATCTGCACAAGGCGATGTTCTCCGACACCTCGCCGGGGCCGGTTAAATATGCGCTGTCGCGCATCCACGACTGGTTTTCGCCCGAAGTGCGCCTACCTATCATCCCGGCGAACGATGCATCTCGCGCCGCCGTCGATGCCGCACTGTCCGCGGCCGGAGTAATCTAGGTCCCGCAATGGCTCGTCCCCAGTCCGCCGCCGAATTCGACAAGAAGAAAGTCGTCGCCGAGAACCGGCGCGCGCGGTTCGACTTTGCCATCGACGAGGTGTTCGAGGCGGGGATTGCGCTGCAGGGGACCGAGGTCAAGTCACTGCGCTTTGGTGAAGGGACGATTGCGGAGAGTTATGCCGAGGTGAAGGGGCACGAGGTGTGGCTGGTGAACAGCAATATCCCCGAATTCAGCCACGGCAACCGGCACAATCATGAACCCAAGCGCCCGCGCAAGCTGTTGCTCAGCGGCCGCGAAATCAACAAGATGCACGCTGCGGTCGCGCGGCAGGGGATGACGCTTGTCCCGCTGTCCATCTATTTCAACAGTCGCGGCCGCGCCAAGGTCGAACTGGCGATCGCCAAGGGCAAGAAGGCGCACGACAAGCGGGAGTCGATCAAGGAGCGCGACTGGAAGCGCGACAAGCAGCGGTTGATGAAAGAGCGGGGATGAGCGGCGGCAAGCCCAAGAATCCTAAAGTGCACGACAAGGCGGCAGTGATGAACTGGATCCGCCGCAATTCGCCGACGCGCGAAGAGTTGCTCGAGAGCCGCTTCGTCAAGCCCTTTGCCCACCGCGTCGCGCACAGCCATTTGTGGCGCTTCACCCGCACCTCGGTGCCGCGCGGCACCGCGCTGGGGCTGTTCGTCGGCATCTTTTTCCTGATCCCTGGCGTGCAGATATTGGGTGTCGCGCTGCTCGCGCTGCCCGTTCGCGCCAATATCCCGATCGGCGCGGCGATGACCTTCCTCTCCAATCCGGTGACGACGCCGTTCATCATCCTCGCGTCGGTGTGGCTCGGCGACTGGCTGTTCGGGCTCCATGCCAACAGCGCGACCTTCTCGGCAATGATCGAGCATGGCGCGTCGGCGGGCGAATGGGCGCGCTGGGTCTTTTCGGACGCCGCGCCCGCGATGCTCGCCGGGCTGTTCGTCATTTCGCTCGTCTCGGCGGTCGTCGGCTACATCCTCGCCTCGATCTTCTGGGACAATTGGATTCGCCTCCGCTGGCGGCGCAAGCTGGCGCGGGCGCGCGACCAACGACATGAGGCATCGACCAGCGACACCGCGGCCGGTTGAACCCCCAAACAGCAGGCGTATAGCTGTCGCATCGCTAATCTGCGCCGTGCCAGCGCGGCGCGGATTTTCGCTTCATATCGAAAACTGGGGAATATCATGACTCTGCATATTTCTTCGCGCCTGATGGCGACCGCCGCGCTTGGGGCGCTGATGCTTGCCGCCGTTCCGGCGACCGCCAAGGAAAAGGCCGCGACCGCGCCCGCCACGGCGTCAGCAAAACCCGAAATCGGCGATTTCGGCTTCGACCTTACGGGCATGGACAAGAGCGTCCAGCCGGGCGACGATTTCTACACCTACGCCAATGGCGCCTGGGCGAAGAACACGAAGATTCCGGACGATAAGTCAAACTATGGCATGTTCACCGCGCTGAACGATCTGTCGCAGACGCGCACGCGTGAAATCCTCGACGCCGCCAAGGGCGACCCGAATAGTATGATCGGCCGTGCCTATGCATCCTATCTCGACTCGGCGACGGTCGAAGCCAAGGGGCTCGCGCCAATCCAGCCGTGGTTGAACAAGATCCGCGCCGTCGAAAAGCCGGGTCTCGCCGCGCTGCTCGCCGAAGCCGATCGCAGCGGCGTCCAGCATTTCTTCGGCGGCTATGTCGGGCAGGACGACAAGAACCCCGACGTCTATACCTATATCATTTTCCAGGGCGGAATCGGCATGCCCGATCGCGATTTCTACCTGAAGGACAATGAGCGTAACACCGCTCTGCAGGCGGCGTATCTCAAGCATCTCGAAAATGTCCTGACGCTCGCGGGCGAGGCCAATGCGCCGGCGCGCGCCAAGGCGATCTATGATTTCGAAAAGCAGGTCGCGACGGTCCACTGGGACAAGAACGACAGCAGCGACGCGACCAAAGCCTATAACAAGATGACGATCGCCGAGCTCGCCAAGGCCGCGCCCGGTTTCGACTGGCCGACCTTCATCCGCGGGATCGGGGTCAAGGAAGACACGCTGATCGTATCGCAGCCGAGCGCGTTCACGGGCGAGGCGAAGCTGCTCGCCGACGCGCCGATCGCGGTGATCCGCGACCTGCTGATCGTGCGTAGCCTCGACGGCTTCTCGGGCGTGCTTCCCGATGCCGTCGCAAAGGAAGCTTTCTCCTTCTACAGCACGGCGCTGTCGGGCACCCCGCAGATGGAAGAGCGCTGGAAGCGCGGCGTCGACTTCACGACGGGCAACCTCGGCGACGCCGTCGGCAAGGATTATGTCGCGAAATATTTCCCGCCCG from Sphingopyxis sp. CCNWLW2 encodes:
- a CDS encoding M13 family metallopeptidase, whose product is MTLHISSRLMATAALGALMLAAVPATAKEKAATAPATASAKPEIGDFGFDLTGMDKSVQPGDDFYTYANGAWAKNTKIPDDKSNYGMFTALNDLSQTRTREILDAAKGDPNSMIGRAYASYLDSATVEAKGLAPIQPWLNKIRAVEKPGLAALLAEADRSGVQHFFGGYVGQDDKNPDVYTYIIFQGGIGMPDRDFYLKDNERNTALQAAYLKHLENVLTLAGEANAPARAKAIYDFEKQVATVHWDKNDSSDATKAYNKMTIAELAKAAPGFDWPTFIRGIGVKEDTLIVSQPSAFTGEAKLLADAPIAVIRDLLIVRSLDGFSGVLPDAVAKEAFSFYSTALSGTPQMEERWKRGVDFTTGNLGDAVGKDYVAKYFPPETKAAMDTLVKNVLASMGSRIDGLTWMQPTTKVKARKKLANFTTKIGYPDQWKDYGKLEIRADDLFGNALRSNQFAHDDNIGHLGGPIRRWEWFMTPMTINAYANFGMNEIVFPAAILQPPFFDPHADAAVNYGGIGAVIGHEVSHHFDDQGAKYDETGKLADWWTPEDVKAFEAAGQALIAQYNAYEILPGEHLDGKFTLGENIGDLAGLTVAYDAYKKSLGGKEAPVIDGLTGDQRFFLGWAQVWRRNYREQNLSQRITTDPHSPSIQRTWVSRNLDPWYKAYQIKQGQKLYLAPKDRVRIW
- the dapA gene encoding 4-hydroxy-tetrahydrodipicolinate synthase — protein: MFSGSIPALVTPFRDGAFDAPAFARLVDWQIKEGTSALVPCGTTGESPTLGYDEHYQVIDGCIEAAAGRVPVIAGCGSNDTATAIRHMRHAQAAGATAALIVAPYYNRPSQAGMIAHFQSLADASDLPIVVYNVPGRTVADISAETMCKLAEIPSVVAIKDASGDLARVTIHRAGAGADFCQLSGNDDLWLPHAVMGGAGCISVTANVAPRLCADFAAACAAGDWARALVLHDRLFDLHKAMFSDTSPGPVKYALSRIHDWFSPEVRLPIIPANDASRAAVDAALSAAGVI
- the smpB gene encoding SsrA-binding protein SmpB, whose translation is MARPQSAAEFDKKKVVAENRRARFDFAIDEVFEAGIALQGTEVKSLRFGEGTIAESYAEVKGHEVWLVNSNIPEFSHGNRHNHEPKRPRKLLLSGREINKMHAAVARQGMTLVPLSIYFNSRGRAKVELAIAKGKKAHDKRESIKERDWKRDKQRLMKERG
- a CDS encoding DUF2062 domain-containing protein; translated protein: MSGGKPKNPKVHDKAAVMNWIRRNSPTREELLESRFVKPFAHRVAHSHLWRFTRTSVPRGTALGLFVGIFFLIPGVQILGVALLALPVRANIPIGAAMTFLSNPVTTPFIILASVWLGDWLFGLHANSATFSAMIEHGASAGEWARWVFSDAAPAMLAGLFVISLVSAVVGYILASIFWDNWIRLRWRRKLARARDQRHEASTSDTAAG